Proteins from a single region of Terriglobales bacterium:
- the frr gene encoding ribosome recycling factor, whose product MAVSIMAGNPALKDAYSQLKTRMDKAVGDFRNSLLSTRTGRASVHMVDSIRVPYYGSEMPLNQIAQVHAPEAQLITVQPFDPSAFAEIEKALRTSDMGFNPQNDGKIIRIPIPPLTEERRKDLVKHLHKVLEDHRTAVRNIRRDGNELIKKALKDKKISEDDEKRALEEIQKLTDDEIKKMEEMSKAKEKEVMQV is encoded by the coding sequence ATGGCGGTTTCGATCATGGCCGGAAATCCGGCGCTAAAGGATGCCTACTCACAACTGAAGACCCGCATGGACAAGGCGGTGGGAGACTTCCGCAACAGCCTGCTCTCGACACGGACCGGACGCGCCTCGGTCCACATGGTGGACAGCATTCGTGTGCCCTACTACGGCTCCGAGATGCCGCTCAATCAGATTGCGCAAGTGCATGCTCCCGAAGCGCAGTTGATTACAGTACAGCCGTTCGATCCGAGTGCATTTGCTGAAATCGAGAAAGCGTTGCGTACTTCCGATATGGGCTTCAACCCCCAGAACGATGGAAAGATCATCCGTATTCCGATTCCACCTCTCACTGAGGAGCGGCGCAAGGATTTGGTGAAGCATCTGCACAAGGTGCTTGAGGACCATCGCACGGCGGTGCGCAATATCCGTCGCGACGGCAATGAATTGATTAAGAAGGCGCTCAAAGACAAGAAAATCTCTGAGGATGATGAGAAGCGCGCGCTGGAAGAGATCCAGAAGCTGACCGACGATGAGATCAAGAAGATGGAAGAGATGAGCAAAGCCAAGGAAAAAGAAGTTATGCAGGTGTGA
- the folK gene encoding 2-amino-4-hydroxy-6-hydroxymethyldihydropteridine diphosphokinase produces MTAYLSLGSNIGDRVANIRACIARLISVGQVSKVSSFYETEPMELREQPWFVNCVVEFETQLSPEGLLSAIQRIEAELGRTREVPKGPRTIDIDILLLGSVVVEESHLQIPHPAMHKRRFVLEPLTEIAPEALHPVLKRTARELRKHLSAEGGTVRRLVIK; encoded by the coding sequence ATGACTGCTTATCTTTCTCTCGGTTCCAACATCGGCGATCGCGTCGCCAATATTCGCGCGTGCATTGCCCGTCTCATCTCCGTGGGTCAAGTGAGCAAAGTCTCTTCCTTCTATGAAACTGAGCCCATGGAACTGCGGGAGCAGCCTTGGTTCGTAAATTGTGTTGTGGAATTTGAAACCCAACTGAGTCCGGAGGGTCTGCTCTCCGCTATTCAACGAATTGAGGCGGAACTTGGGCGTACTCGCGAAGTTCCTAAGGGCCCTCGCACAATCGATATTGACATCCTTCTTCTCGGCTCGGTGGTTGTCGAAGAATCGCACCTGCAGATCCCGCATCCAGCTATGCACAAGAGAAGGTTTGTACTTGAGCCGCTTACTGAGATCGCTCCAGAGGCCTTGCACCCGGTTCTCAAGCGAACGGCGCGCGAGCTGCGAAAACACTTAAGTGCGGAAGGTGGAACCGTGCGACGTCTCGTAATTAAGTGA
- a CDS encoding Hsp20/alpha crystallin family protein → MVITRWDPFRELSSLQNRVNSLFQDYGRSTQEELTTSGSFVPAVDVYEDEHKVTLKLEVPGVKQEDLDVQVENQTLTVRGQRTFEKEEKEENFQRIERRYGSFSRSFTLPPTISTESVKADYENGVLKIELAKREEAKPKQIKVGVGSGKKTLDGAKSEAKSAA, encoded by the coding sequence ATGGTTATCACTCGTTGGGATCCCTTCCGTGAGTTGTCATCTCTGCAGAATCGCGTCAATAGCCTGTTCCAGGACTATGGACGCAGCACGCAGGAAGAGCTCACTACTTCTGGGAGCTTCGTTCCTGCGGTAGACGTCTATGAAGACGAGCACAAGGTCACGCTGAAGCTCGAAGTTCCGGGCGTGAAGCAGGAAGACCTTGACGTTCAGGTCGAGAATCAGACACTCACGGTTCGCGGGCAGCGCACATTCGAAAAGGAAGAGAAAGAAGAGAACTTCCAGCGCATTGAACGCCGCTACGGCAGCTTCTCTCGCTCCTTCACGTTGCCACCCACGATCAGTACTGAAAGCGTGAAAGCGGACTACGAAAACGGCGTGCTGAAGATTGAATTGGCCAAGCGCGAAGAGGCGAAGCCAAAGCAGATCAAGGTGGGCGTTGGCAGCGGCAAGAAGACGCTCGATGGCGCGAAGTCCGAAGCCAAAAGCGCAGCCTAA
- the selD gene encoding selenide, water dikinase SelD — protein sequence MSPAALDKVLGKLARQYDENLLVGFDTADDAAVYRLNDDLALVQTVDFFTPIVDDPFVFGQIAAVNSLSDVYAMGGEPMTALAVVCFPDGGDLEVLGQMLAGGLSKMQEAGCIVAGGHSVRDPEMKLGYSVTGRVHPRKFWANSKARVGDALVFTKPIGTGVISTAIKRGEAKKEWIDGAVASMTKLNRRTVEVVHQGDFEVHAATDVTGFGVIGHVREMALGSKTSIRIESRLIEVLRGALECVQRGFIPGGLKTNREFAESCVTYKKDIPEDLKTLLYDPQTAGGLLLSVPNEIAKGLVAAMEVAGVPAVRIGEVLPKGDKLIEIL from the coding sequence CTGAGTCCAGCGGCGCTGGACAAGGTGCTTGGGAAATTAGCCCGGCAATATGACGAGAACCTGCTGGTCGGCTTCGATACAGCCGACGATGCGGCCGTGTACCGCCTGAACGACGATCTCGCCCTGGTACAGACAGTCGATTTCTTCACTCCGATCGTTGACGATCCGTTTGTGTTCGGCCAGATCGCGGCCGTGAATTCGCTCAGCGACGTGTATGCCATGGGAGGCGAGCCGATGACTGCGCTCGCGGTTGTCTGTTTTCCCGACGGTGGCGATTTGGAGGTGCTCGGGCAAATGCTGGCTGGCGGCTTGTCGAAGATGCAGGAAGCCGGATGCATCGTTGCTGGAGGCCACAGCGTTCGCGATCCCGAAATGAAACTCGGCTACAGCGTGACGGGCCGTGTTCATCCCAGGAAATTCTGGGCGAATTCAAAAGCGAGAGTTGGCGATGCGCTGGTATTCACAAAGCCGATCGGCACCGGCGTGATCTCAACCGCAATCAAGCGCGGAGAGGCCAAGAAAGAGTGGATCGACGGTGCTGTCGCTTCGATGACCAAGTTGAATCGGCGTACTGTGGAAGTCGTCCATCAAGGCGATTTCGAGGTTCACGCGGCAACCGACGTTACCGGCTTCGGTGTCATCGGACACGTGCGCGAGATGGCACTCGGAAGCAAAACCAGCATCCGCATCGAGTCTAGGCTGATCGAAGTGTTGCGCGGCGCCTTGGAGTGCGTGCAGCGCGGATTCATTCCCGGCGGCCTAAAGACGAATCGCGAGTTCGCAGAAAGCTGTGTCACCTACAAAAAAGACATTCCTGAAGATCTGAAGACATTGCTCTACGATCCGCAAACTGCTGGCGGATTGTTGCTCTCTGTTCCGAATGAAATCGCCAAAGGTCTTGTCGCAGCCATGGAAGTTGCAGGGGTGCCCGCAGTGCGCATCGGCGAAGTGCTGCCTAAGGGCGATAAGTTGATTGAGATCTTGTAG
- a CDS encoding amidohydrolase family protein, protein MTKIFGIVVLALFTSGSCVVSQTQIAPATNTKVIVIRAAHMLDVKSGRTIDNPVIVITGERISAVSGAPPAGATIIDLPGATLVPGLIDAHTHLIGQGTRFGYETLGVSTPMETLWGARNAKVTLEAGFTTVRNVGASGYSDVALRDAINQGLVPGPRMLVSGPPLGITGGHCDDNLLPFERHDTSEGVADGISGVQHKTREVIKYGADVVKICATGGVLSKGDDPQASQFTLEEMKAIVADAHRLGRKVAAHAHGAQGILWATEAGVDSIEHGSYIDDAAIAAMKQHGTYLVPTMYLQTWMLENAQSIGLPAMYSGKMRQVTEVARKNVSHAFASGVKVAFGTDAAVYPHGLNAHEFNVYVQMGMTPVQAIQTATVNAADLLGWSDRIGTLEVGKFADIVALSGDPTKDVVTLEHPVFVMKGGVVYRNDVTR, encoded by the coding sequence ATGACAAAAATCTTCGGCATTGTGGTTCTCGCTCTGTTCACTTCCGGCTCCTGCGTGGTTTCCCAGACTCAAATAGCTCCAGCTACCAATACGAAAGTCATCGTCATACGCGCGGCGCACATGCTCGACGTGAAGAGCGGCCGTACGATCGACAACCCAGTCATCGTGATCACCGGCGAACGGATCTCTGCCGTTTCGGGAGCGCCTCCCGCCGGAGCAACGATCATCGACTTGCCGGGAGCAACGCTCGTACCTGGCCTCATCGACGCGCACACGCATCTGATCGGGCAGGGAACGCGCTTTGGCTACGAAACGCTCGGCGTCTCTACGCCGATGGAAACGCTCTGGGGCGCGCGTAATGCGAAGGTCACGCTCGAAGCGGGATTCACCACTGTTCGCAACGTCGGAGCCAGCGGATACAGCGATGTAGCCCTGCGTGACGCGATCAACCAGGGGCTGGTGCCGGGACCGCGAATGCTTGTAAGCGGGCCTCCGCTGGGCATCACTGGGGGACACTGCGACGACAATCTCCTCCCATTCGAGCGCCACGACACTTCCGAGGGAGTGGCGGACGGAATTTCTGGAGTGCAACACAAGACGCGCGAGGTGATCAAGTACGGCGCCGACGTGGTGAAGATCTGCGCCACCGGCGGAGTGCTATCCAAAGGCGACGATCCGCAGGCCTCGCAGTTCACGCTGGAGGAGATGAAGGCCATCGTAGCCGACGCCCACCGCCTCGGACGCAAAGTCGCCGCGCACGCCCACGGCGCACAGGGGATCCTGTGGGCCACTGAAGCCGGGGTCGACTCCATCGAGCACGGCTCCTACATCGACGATGCCGCCATCGCCGCCATGAAGCAGCATGGCACGTATCTTGTACCCACGATGTATCTGCAAACCTGGATGCTGGAAAACGCACAATCAATCGGACTGCCCGCGATGTACTCGGGAAAGATGCGGCAGGTCACCGAGGTCGCCCGCAAGAATGTGTCGCACGCTTTCGCTAGCGGCGTGAAGGTCGCCTTTGGAACCGATGCAGCCGTCTATCCACATGGATTGAACGCTCATGAGTTCAACGTTTACGTGCAGATGGGCATGACACCGGTTCAGGCGATCCAGACCGCAACTGTGAACGCCGCCGACCTGCTGGGATGGTCAGACCGGATTGGAACTCTCGAAGTTGGCAAGTTTGCGGACATTGTCGCCCTGAGCGGCGATCCCACCAAAGACGTGGTGACACTGGAGCATCCGGTGTTCGTGATGAAGGGTGGAGTAGTGTATCGGAATGACGTCACTCGATGA
- a CDS encoding DUF2306 domain-containing protein — protein sequence MRLPNTKLVRLLWTGVWVLAFIGLAAAIHRVLALEFPETFSRNNSPAAVMDIGFSRHKLLTLIHVAPGMLFMVLGPLQLSRTVRNKYLQFHRWSGRVFLVCCLIIASSALMMSFRMAIGGANETAATVLFALLFLFCLTKAFIHIRHKEVLLHREWMIRGFAIGLGVATVRPIVGAFFASRRLSPHELFGTAFWLGFTINLIAAEAWINYARGRRIPEQARVLPKFSATAE from the coding sequence ATGCGGCTGCCCAATACAAAACTCGTCCGCCTTCTATGGACAGGCGTATGGGTTTTGGCCTTCATAGGACTCGCCGCAGCCATCCATCGCGTACTGGCTCTCGAATTCCCCGAAACGTTCTCCAGAAACAATTCACCCGCAGCCGTGATGGATATCGGCTTCAGTCGGCATAAGTTGCTGACACTCATTCATGTCGCACCCGGCATGTTGTTCATGGTGCTCGGACCACTCCAGCTCTCGCGCACGGTTCGCAATAAATATCTGCAATTCCACCGATGGTCAGGGCGGGTCTTTCTAGTTTGCTGCCTGATCATCGCAAGCTCCGCGTTAATGATGAGCTTCCGCATGGCGATTGGCGGCGCGAATGAGACTGCCGCAACCGTGCTCTTCGCTCTGTTGTTCCTGTTTTGCCTGACAAAAGCCTTCATTCACATTCGGCATAAAGAAGTGCTTCTTCATCGCGAGTGGATGATCCGGGGCTTCGCAATCGGATTGGGCGTCGCCACCGTTCGGCCTATCGTAGGAGCATTTTTCGCCTCGCGCCGACTCTCGCCTCATGAGCTTTTCGGAACGGCATTTTGGCTAGGCTTCACGATCAATTTGATCGCCGCAGAAGCCTGGATCAATTACGCGCGTGGGCGCCGAATTCCTGAGCAGGCTCGTGTCTTGCCCAAATTCTCGGCGACGGCAGAATGA
- a CDS encoding DUF433 domain-containing protein — MSAATLRAIKLKLTATHESLELPMYGLSEAALYLRVPIKTLEYWTIGAGKNKPLIQAAGKHPRSLSFMNLLECHMLAAMRSLYDLRIAKIRRAVAHLNATSEFRHPLIEQPLYTNRVDILIRELDTMLNISRGGQFVMPEIVGVHLERIERDPKGLFKFFPFVRERSASEPKFIVINPRVGFGKPVIAGTGISTAVIASRFNARESIPDLAKEYGLEEKQIEEAIRWETRAVAA, encoded by the coding sequence ATGAGCGCCGCAACATTAAGAGCGATCAAATTGAAGCTTACAGCCACACATGAAAGTCTAGAACTACCCATGTATGGCCTCTCCGAGGCCGCACTTTACCTCCGCGTTCCCATCAAAACACTTGAATACTGGACAATCGGAGCAGGAAAGAATAAGCCGCTAATTCAAGCTGCCGGCAAACATCCACGAAGTCTTTCGTTCATGAACCTGTTGGAGTGTCACATGCTTGCTGCGATGCGCTCTCTGTATGATCTCCGCATTGCAAAGATCCGTCGAGCCGTAGCCCATCTCAATGCGACATCTGAATTCCGGCACCCATTGATTGAGCAGCCGCTTTACACAAACCGCGTAGATATTCTGATTCGGGAACTAGACACAATGCTGAACATCTCGCGTGGTGGGCAATTTGTTATGCCTGAGATTGTCGGTGTTCATTTGGAGCGGATTGAGAGAGATCCCAAAGGACTGTTCAAGTTCTTTCCCTTTGTGCGCGAGCGTAGCGCAAGTGAGCCCAAGTTTATCGTTATCAATCCACGGGTAGGGTTTGGCAAGCCGGTCATCGCTGGCACCGGTATCTCGACGGCGGTCATAGCCTCGCGCTTCAACGCAAGGGAGTCGATACCTGATCTGGCTAAAGAGTATGGCCTCGAAGAGAAACAAATCGAAGAGGCTATCCGTTGGGAAACCAGAGCAGTTGCGGCTTGA
- the clpB gene encoding ATP-dependent chaperone ClpB: protein MAIRWDKLTLKSQEALQRASELATENGNPELLPLHLLGALLEDNEGIVVPVLRRIGVPPEKLLTEVNAEIARLPKVSGASAQPNMSSALQKVMDSAFKQADTFKDEYVSAEHLLLALSQISNDPAQRLLKGSGATHDKILQALTQVRGSQKVTDQNPEAKYQALERYAKDLTELARKGKLDPVIGRDEEIRRVIQVLSRRTKNNPVLIGEPGVGKTAIAEGLARRIVSGDVPEILKNKRVVSLDLGSMLAGAKYRGEFEDRLKAVLKEIEDSAGQIILFIDELHTLVGAGAAEGAIDASNMLKPALARGELRAIGATTLTEYRKYIEKDAALERRFQPVFVGEPTVEDTIAILRGLKERYEVHHGVRIKDSAIVAAATLSHRYITDRFLPDKAIDLIDEAAASLRIQIDSMPTEIDQLERKATSLEIERQALKREKDPNSKERLAEVEKELAELREEINALKARWKEEKQAITRIQELKERIEKLKLEEQTEERRGNLQRVAEIRYGLLRQAEEELKRLSAESDGARPVSRMLKEEVDEEDVARIVSKWTGIPVSKMLEGEVKKLLSMEARLRERVIGQDAALERVSNAIRRSRAGLSDPRRPIGSFIFLGPTGVGKTELARALAEFLFDDEHNMIRIDMSEYMEKHAVARLIGAPPGYVGYDEGGQLTEAVRRRPYSVILFDEIEKAHSDVFNLLLQILDDGRLTDSKGRTVDFRNTVIIMTSNLGAMYLNAEALSTPESFQRASTQVMNVVQEHFRPEFLNRVDDIIIFKPLGEAELIRIVDLQLANLRKLLADRRITIELTAAAKELIFREGYDRAYGARPLKRAIQRLVQDPLALKILDGEVLHGDHVIVDVDPRKGQLVFRAERPGAQEPVTPLETVESPS from the coding sequence ATGGCAATTCGTTGGGACAAATTAACTCTCAAATCGCAGGAAGCCCTTCAAAGGGCCAGTGAGCTGGCCACCGAGAATGGCAATCCTGAACTTCTGCCCCTTCATCTTCTCGGCGCCTTGCTTGAAGACAACGAAGGCATCGTTGTGCCTGTGCTCCGCCGAATCGGCGTTCCCCCGGAAAAGCTGTTGACCGAAGTGAATGCCGAGATCGCCAGGCTCCCCAAGGTCTCCGGCGCCTCAGCGCAACCGAACATGTCGTCTGCTTTGCAGAAGGTGATGGATTCGGCGTTCAAGCAGGCCGATACGTTCAAGGACGAATACGTCTCCGCCGAGCACCTGCTGCTGGCCCTTTCGCAGATTTCAAACGATCCGGCGCAGCGCTTGCTCAAGGGTTCGGGAGCGACGCACGACAAGATTCTCCAGGCGCTCACGCAGGTCCGCGGATCGCAGAAGGTGACCGACCAGAATCCCGAGGCCAAATACCAGGCACTCGAGCGTTATGCCAAAGATCTGACGGAGCTGGCGCGCAAAGGCAAGCTCGATCCCGTAATCGGACGCGACGAGGAGATCCGCCGCGTAATCCAGGTTCTCTCACGCCGCACCAAGAACAATCCCGTGCTCATCGGGGAACCCGGCGTGGGTAAAACGGCGATCGCTGAAGGACTCGCCCGCCGCATTGTCTCCGGCGACGTTCCAGAGATTCTCAAGAACAAACGCGTAGTCTCGCTCGATCTCGGCTCCATGCTGGCCGGCGCAAAATATCGCGGCGAGTTCGAGGACCGTCTCAAGGCCGTGCTGAAGGAGATCGAAGACTCAGCGGGACAGATCATCCTCTTCATCGACGAACTGCACACGCTAGTTGGCGCTGGCGCGGCAGAGGGTGCAATCGACGCTTCGAACATGCTGAAGCCGGCGCTGGCGCGTGGAGAGCTGCGGGCTATCGGCGCCACCACGTTAACCGAGTATCGCAAGTACATCGAGAAGGACGCCGCGCTCGAACGCCGCTTCCAGCCTGTTTTTGTGGGAGAGCCCACGGTTGAAGACACGATCGCGATCCTTCGTGGATTGAAAGAACGCTATGAAGTCCATCACGGCGTGCGTATCAAAGATTCCGCGATCGTCGCGGCTGCAACCTTGTCGCACCGCTACATCACTGATCGTTTCCTGCCCGACAAAGCAATTGACCTGATCGACGAAGCTGCGGCCTCACTGCGCATTCAGATCGACTCCATGCCGACGGAGATCGATCAGCTCGAACGCAAAGCAACGTCGCTTGAGATCGAACGACAGGCATTGAAGCGCGAGAAAGATCCAAACTCAAAGGAACGTCTCGCCGAAGTGGAGAAAGAGCTTGCCGAACTTCGCGAGGAGATCAATGCTCTGAAGGCGCGCTGGAAGGAAGAAAAGCAGGCGATCACGCGAATTCAGGAGCTGAAAGAGCGCATCGAGAAGCTGAAGCTCGAGGAGCAGACCGAGGAGCGTCGCGGCAATCTGCAGCGCGTGGCGGAAATCCGCTACGGACTGTTGCGCCAAGCCGAAGAGGAGCTAAAGCGGCTCAGCGCGGAGAGCGATGGAGCCCGTCCGGTGAGCCGGATGCTCAAGGAAGAAGTCGACGAAGAGGACGTTGCTCGCATTGTTTCCAAGTGGACCGGGATTCCCGTTTCGAAGATGCTCGAAGGCGAAGTGAAGAAGCTGTTGAGCATGGAAGCGCGCCTGCGCGAACGTGTCATCGGACAGGATGCCGCGCTGGAGCGTGTCTCCAACGCGATTCGCCGGTCTCGCGCGGGACTGAGTGATCCTCGGCGTCCCATTGGTTCATTCATCTTCCTCGGCCCAACCGGTGTCGGTAAGACTGAGTTGGCCCGCGCACTGGCCGAGTTCCTGTTCGACGACGAGCACAACATGATCCGCATCGACATGTCGGAGTACATGGAGAAGCACGCGGTTGCACGCCTGATCGGCGCGCCTCCGGGATATGTCGGCTACGACGAGGGCGGACAGCTAACGGAAGCTGTGCGTCGGCGTCCGTATTCGGTGATCTTGTTCGACGAGATCGAGAAGGCGCACAGCGATGTCTTCAACCTGCTCCTTCAGATCCTCGATGATGGCCGCCTCACGGACAGCAAAGGCCGCACCGTGGATTTCAGGAACACAGTCATCATCATGACCTCGAACCTCGGCGCCATGTACCTCAACGCCGAGGCGCTCAGCACTCCGGAATCGTTCCAGCGTGCGAGCACGCAGGTGATGAATGTAGTGCAGGAACACTTCCGTCCGGAATTCCTGAACCGTGTCGATGACATCATCATCTTCAAGCCGCTGGGGGAGGCGGAACTGATCCGTATCGTCGATCTGCAGCTCGCGAATCTGCGCAAGTTGCTCGCCGATCGCAGAATCACCATTGAACTCACGGCGGCGGCGAAGGAGCTGATCTTCCGAGAGGGGTATGACCGAGCGTATGGAGCTCGTCCGTTGAAACGCGCGATCCAGCGCCTGGTGCAGGATCCGTTGGCATTAAAGATTCTAGACGGCGAGGTCCTGCATGGCGATCATGTGATCGTCGACGTTGATCCGCGGAAAGGTCAGCTCGTATTCCGCGCGGAGCGGCCGGGAGCACAGGAGCCCGTTACTCCGCTGGAAACTGTCGAGAGCCCGTCGTAA
- a CDS encoding glycine C-acetyltransferase → MPTATRVDPLSYLTDQINQLKEKGTHFKLRVLEDEQEPVCTFDGKRVINLASNNYLGLTTHPKLREAALAATKKYGVGSGAVRTIAGTMRIHMELEEKIARFKNVEACVVFQSGFAANAGTVSAILGKEDFIISDELNHASIIDGARLSRAKILVFRHKDIAHAEEQLASVKDQPGKKLLITDGVFSMDGDIGPLPGLCDLAEKYGAIMMVDDAHSSGVLGRNGRGTIDHFKVHGRVDVQVGTLSKAIGALGGYVCGTRDLIDFLYHRARPFLFSTSHPPSVAATCIAAFDVLEKEPQLMEKLWENTRYFKKELGSLGFNIGGKNTPASETPITAVIVGEGSLAMQFSRELFNEGVMATGIAFPTVAEGKARIRTIMTAKHTREQLDQALEILKQVGKKLRII, encoded by the coding sequence ATGCCTACCGCTACCCGCGTCGATCCGCTTTCTTACCTCACCGATCAGATCAACCAGCTCAAAGAAAAAGGCACCCACTTCAAACTGCGAGTGCTCGAAGACGAGCAGGAACCGGTGTGCACATTCGACGGCAAGAGAGTCATTAACCTTGCCTCGAATAATTACCTGGGACTGACTACGCATCCGAAGCTGCGCGAGGCCGCGTTGGCCGCGACGAAGAAATACGGAGTCGGATCGGGCGCGGTGCGCACCATCGCCGGCACTATGCGTATTCACATGGAGCTGGAAGAGAAGATTGCCCGCTTCAAGAACGTAGAGGCTTGCGTGGTCTTCCAGTCGGGATTCGCCGCCAACGCGGGAACGGTCTCGGCGATTCTGGGCAAAGAAGATTTCATCATCTCTGACGAGCTGAATCATGCGTCAATCATCGACGGCGCGCGACTCTCGCGAGCGAAGATCCTGGTTTTCCGCCACAAAGACATTGCGCATGCCGAGGAACAACTCGCTTCAGTAAAAGATCAACCCGGTAAGAAGCTGCTGATTACCGATGGCGTCTTTTCCATGGACGGCGATATCGGTCCTCTACCCGGACTTTGCGACCTTGCCGAGAAGTATGGCGCCATCATGATGGTGGATGACGCGCATTCGTCTGGCGTACTCGGTCGCAACGGCCGCGGTACGATCGATCACTTCAAAGTCCACGGGCGCGTGGATGTGCAGGTCGGAACTCTCTCGAAGGCAATCGGCGCGCTCGGTGGATACGTCTGTGGCACCCGCGACCTGATCGACTTCCTCTACCACCGCGCGCGCCCGTTCCTGTTTTCGACGTCCCACCCGCCGTCAGTGGCTGCCACCTGCATCGCTGCCTTCGACGTGCTCGAGAAGGAGCCGCAATTGATGGAGAAGCTTTGGGAGAATACCCGCTACTTCAAAAAGGAACTTGGCAGCCTCGGCTTCAACATCGGCGGAAAGAACACTCCGGCGAGCGAAACACCGATCACGGCGGTGATCGTCGGAGAAGGGAGCCTAGCAATGCAGTTCTCGCGCGAGCTATTCAACGAAGGTGTGATGGCAACTGGCATCGCCTTCCCAACCGTGGCAGAAGGCAAGGCGCGGATTCGCACTATCATGACCGCCAAGCACACACGCGAGCAGCTTGATCAGGCGCTGGAAATCCTAAAACAGGTGGGGAAGAAGCTGCGTATTATCTGA